The genome window CAGCAAAAAATAAATAATGGCTTAGAAAAAATTATTGCAGACGGTACTTACAATAAAATTTATCAAAAATGGTTTGATGAAAACGTTCCTCAATTACCAAAACAATAATTAAATCTAACTTAAGGCCATCCTTAGATGGCTTTTTCACGTTCTAAATCAGGGTGAAAATTAAGATGTCTGCGTTTCGTTGGGAAATAATTGAAGAATATGCTCCATTATTTGCTGAAGGCGCAATGATGACGATAAAAGCAACCATCATTTGCGTTATTTTAGGCTCATTATGGGGGTTAACTCTCGGCTTAGGAAGAACTGCCAAAGCTGAGCAAGGAATTTGGAAACCGATTTTACATTATTTTGTGCAGTGGCCTGTTCGCTTCTATGTCAGTGCTTTTCGTGGTACTCCGCTATTTGTTCAAATAATGGTTGTTCACTTTGCCTTAGTTCCACTATTTATTAACCCGCGTGATGGCCTATTTGTTACCTCAGGGATAATGTCTATTGATACGGCTAAAATGCTCCGCTCCGATTACGGTGCATTTTTATCTTGTGTCATTGCAATCACTTTAAACTCAGGGGCTTATGTTTCTGAAATTTTTCGTGCGGGCATTCAATCTATTGACAAAGGGCAGATGGAAGCCTCGCGTGCGCTTGGTATGAGTTGGGCAAAAACAATGCGTAAAGTGATCCTTCCACAAGCTTTTCGTCGTATCCTTCCCCCGCTTGGAAATAATGCCATCGCGATTGTTAAGGATTCCTCCCTTGCTTCCGCAATTGGCTTAGCTGATCTCGCCTATGCAGCGAGAACGGTATCCGGTGCTTATGCAACTTATTGGGAACCCTACTTAACGATATCTGTGATTTATTGGATGCTGACATTTATACTTGCTCAGCTGGTGCAATATATGGAAAGAAGGTTGGGCAGAAGTGATTTACGTTAATAATTTACAAAAGAAATTTGGCGATGCTCATGTACTTAGAGGTATTTCTTGCGAAGTTAAACCTCAAGAAGTGATTTGTGTCATAGGCCCTTCTGGCTCAGGCAAAAGTACCTTCTTACGGTGTTTAAACGCACTAGAACGCCCAGATGGCGGTGAAATACAAGTTAACGGTTTTAACGTTCATGACCCTAAAACCGATTTAAATAAAATGAGAGAAAATGTGGGGATGGTGTTTCAGCGTTTTAACTTATTCCCCCATATGACCGTGTTAGAAAATTTAGTGATGGCACCAACCTTAGTAAAAGGAATAAAAAAGGAACTGGCACTTAAACAAGCTGAACAACTCCTAACCAAAGTAGGGCTGTTAGATAAAATTGATGCATGGCCTGCCAGTTTATCCGGTGGGCAGCAGCAACGTGTTGCTATTGCCCGGGCCTTAGCAATGCAACCGTCCATTTTGTTATTTGATGAACCGACGTCTGCGCTTGACCCTGAA of Providencia rettgeri contains these proteins:
- the artM_1 gene encoding Arginine transport ATP-binding protein ArtM, encoding MIYVNNLQKKFGDAHVLRGISCEVKPQEVICVIGPSGSGKSTFLRCLNALERPDGGEIQVNGFNVHDPKTDLNKMRENVGMVFQRFNLFPHMTVLENLVMAPTLVKGIKKELALKQAEQLLTKVGLLDKIDAWPASLSGGQQQRVAIARALAMQPSILLFDEPTSALDPELVGEVLSVMKTLANEGMTMVIVTHEMGFAREVADRVMFIDQGIIQEEGTPEQLFTAPKNPRTAEFLSKVL
- the artQ_1 gene encoding Arginine transport system permease protein ArtQ, with amino-acid sequence MSAFRWEIIEEYAPLFAEGAMMTIKATIICVILGSLWGLTLGLGRTAKAEQGIWKPILHYFVQWPVRFYVSAFRGTPLFVQIMVVHFALVPLFINPRDGLFVTSGIMSIDTAKMLRSDYGAFLSCVIAITLNSGAYVSEIFRAGIQSIDKGQMEASRALGMSWAKTMRKVILPQAFRRILPPLGNNAIAIVKDSSLASAIGLADLAYAARTVSGAYATYWEPYLTISVIYWMLTFILAQLVQYMERRLGRSDLR